AAATATCGTCAAGATAAACTCTTTGAGATTCAGCCATTAGGTACCTCGAAAAATTTTTAGAAGAGGGAGAGGGATTCGAACCCTCGTTACCGTAAGGTAAACACGCTTTCCAAGCGTGCGCCTTCAACCACTCGGCCATCCCTCCGTTAGGATGACCTCCATTGAGGAGGTGCGCCAATAATAACTTTTATTTTTTTGATTGTCAAGGGTGTTGGGCTAAAAAATCAAAAAAAAGTGAAATTTTTAGAGCTTTTAAGATTTTTTAGCCGCAAATACAGCCCTACAGCTTACTGAGTTCGTCCCAGACCACCTGCATCAAGGGTTCCAGCGTTTTGGGCGTGAAATCAAACTTGATGTTTGCTGTCGCGAAGAGTTCTGGAATCGGACGGCTGCTGCCTAGGCTTTCTGCCTTGAACAAATCGTCGATAGCCTTCTGCGGATCCTTCTTGAAGTTTGCCCAGACCTGCAAAGCGCCAATCTGTGCGATACCATATTCTATATAATAGAACGGGCATTCGAATAAATGAAGTTGCTTTTGCCAAAGGTTGCGGCGAACTGCTTCAAGTCCACTATAGTCCACACCGGCATCGTAGCGGTCCATGATTTCGTTCCAGATATCGCTGCGGTCTTCGGCGGTATGAGTCGGGAAGTTGTACAGACGATGCTGGAAACTGTCGATACTAGCCACCCACGGGAACAACCAAATCACATCGGCAAGTTCGCCTTCAGTGCTGCGGACAATCGCTTCATGGTCGTCACCATAGAACGGCTTAAGGTTCGACATGCCGATGAGTTCCATGCTCATGCTTGCAACTTCTGCAAATTCAGCAGGAACATCGCGGTAAGCGAAAATCGGCTGGTTTGCGAGAGCAAACTGATGGAACGAATGGCCTGATTCATGCAACAGCGTATAAATGTCGCGGTCCGTATTGGCGGAATTCATGAAAATGAAGGGGAGGCGGCTTTCGTCAAAACCGATCTGGTATCCTCCTGGAGCCTTGCCCAGTCTGGAATCCGGATCGATAAGCTTTTTCGCCTGCATTTCACGAGCCCATTTACCGGCTTGCGAATGGATGCTTTCAAAAATGGAATCGACTTTTTCGATAAGTTCATCACCGCTCTGGTACGGCTTAAGAGGCGGTCTGCTCAGCGGGTCGACATCCAAGTCCCACGGGCGCAAACGTTCGAGCCCCATTTTCTTGGCGCGACGCTTGTACATTTCCTTCTGCAACGGGAGAACAAGCTTCTCGATGCTTTCGTGGAATGCTTCGCAATCGGCAGGAGTGTAGTCAAAACGGTGTTTTGCAAGGAAGATGTAGTCGATGAAATCCTTGCAGTTTGCGTTTTTGGCAATCTGCTTGCGAATTTCAAACAACTTATCGTAAGATTGGTCTAACGCATCTTTGTCCTGGAGGCGGCGTTCCCACATAGCACGCCAGGCGCGTTCACGAAGATTGCGGTCGGTCTTTTCCATATAGGCAGCGAGCTGCTGCATGGTCTTGATCTCGCCGTCGAACTCGACGCTCATGCCACCAGTGATTTTCTGGTATGCCTGAATCGCTTTGTTCTCTTCGGTTTCAAGTGGAATGTTCGCGGGGGAGAACAAGTCCAAAGAAACTTGTACACCCTTGAGCCATTCACCAAATTCGCCCTTAAGAGCGTCCTTGGACGGGTGTGCCATGAGCTTCCTATTCAGTTTGTTGTCGTATTCAATCATGAGCGGTTGAATGTTTTCAACAAAATCTGAATAAGCCTTGGCTGCTTTCTCGTCTCGGGTATCGCACGTCATGGCGACATAGCGTCTGCAGCTCACTTCGCCAAGAACCGATTCCAGTTCGCTCCAGTCTAAAATCCATTGACGGAGCGGTTCGACGTTTACAGGAATATCGCGCTGCAAAAGAGCGCGATATAGTCTAGAGATTTCTTTTTCATCATCCGGATTCAAATTCTCCGGAACAAAGGTACGTTTTTTCATGTGTTATTATTTAATAATTTTTCCGAGCCATTTGTTCACGAGAAGATCAAACAATCTGTCGCGGACGAGGTTCTGGAGCTTTTCGACATCTTCAGGCTGGACATCTTTCTTGATATCGAAGTCCTGAGAAACCGATTCGCCCCCTTCGGTGAGGGATACGTCGATAAAGCCTGCAATGCCGTAATACTTGATTTCGTTAATCTTAAAGACGTTTGCATCAAGCGGGAATGCTGCGTTGAAGTGCAGGTCGTTGTCGCCCGGAGCAAGTCTGATGGTATCTTTCAGAGTAAGCGGAACCGTCACAAGCGTATCGAACTTGATTTCGATCTGGAGCTTGTTGATCCACAAGGTGTCCTTGGTCGTGTTGTTGGCGTTCATGTAAACGTCAAAGTTAGCATTACCAAGGCTCTTGTTGATGATGTTCTGGGACAAGTCCTTGACCAACATGACTGCCTTCGGGTTCGGCAAGAAACCGTCCATTCCGGTATTCACGAGTTCCATGACGTCATCATAGACATCGACGTTATCAAAGGTGAGGTCCTTATACTCCATCTTTGTTTGGATGAGGACTTTAGCTGCCTGAAGCTTTTTGAAAATCGAGCAGCCGGTGAATGTCGTTGCCACAAGAGCAAATGCACCTGCAACAGCGAGCGATATTGCGAAGCGTGAGAATTTGGTTTTCATATTTATCTCCTTGTCTTATATCATTTATTATAACAAATATTTTTCCACTTGTTTAACTTTGCCTAAAATTAGTCAACATTTGGATAAGTTTTTGGACTTCAATCGGCTTGGCGAGGTGCCCGTTCATGCCCGCGTCAAGTGCGTTTTTCTTGTCTTCTTCAAAAGCATTTGCTGTCATGGCGATAATTGGAATTCTAGACTTTTGCGAATCCTCTAGCTTGCGGATAGCCTTGGTCGCATCGTAGCCGTTCATGCGGGGCATCTGCACGTCCATCAAGATGAGTTCATAATCGCCAGGTGCAGCTTTACGCACTTTATCGACGGCTATATCGCCATCAGTTGCAGTATCGACGATGAGTCCGTTTTCGGTCAGGATTTCTTCGGCGATTTCGCGGTTCATTTCGTTATCTTCAACGAGCAACACCTTCATTCCCTTAAGCGGGATTGTCGTAATGGTTTTCTGTTCTGTGACTTCGGTCTTCAATTCCTGGCACCACTTCATTGGGATGCTCACGACAATCTTTGTACCTTGTCCTTTCTTGGATTCGATTTTGATTGTGCCACCCATGATGTCTGTGAGCTTTTTCACGATGGTCATGCCAAGACCGGTGCCTTGGATACGGCTGACCGTTGTGGAACTTTCGCGTGTAAATTCGTCGTAAATGTGCTCCAAAAATTCAGAGCTCATGCCAATGCCTGAGTCTTCAACAGTAAAAGCGTAAATCCCGTAGCCATCCCGGTCGCATTTTTGCTCTTCGAGTGTACACATGATGGTTCCATTTTCATTCGTGTACTTGATGGCGTTTCCGATGATGTTTGCCGCAATTTGATTGATGCGGTCGCCATCGACAAGGACAAACTTGTGTTCGATGTTCGTGATAGTCGCTGTAAACAGAATGCCCTTTGTTTCGGCGTGCGAACCGTACGTTGTCGACAAAGCCTTGATGATATTTTCGAGGTTGCACTTTTGTTCGCTCAGGATAATCTTGCCGGATTCAATACGGGACATTTCAAGAACTTGGTTCACAAGAGACAAAAGCTGCTTACCGGCGATATCGATTTTATCCAAGTATTTTTTGACGGTTTCTTTTTCTTCGATATGTTTTTTCGCCATAGCCGTGAATCCCATGACCGCATTCATCGGAGTGCGAATGTCGTGTGACATGTTGAACAAGAATGTCGTCTTGGCATTACTTGCTTCGCGGGCGGCGTTCAATGCTTGCGAAAGCTTGCGGTTTGCTTCAATTTCTTTAGATTTCTCGGTGGTAATATTTCTAAATAAAATAATTCCTTTATGAACAACGTTATTTTTTACTTCGACAGGAATATACACCATGGTTATGTATTCTTTTTTTTCATTGGGTTGTAGGCTACAGAATACGACACTTGGAATATAATTGAGAACTTTGCGATTCTTTATGGTTACATTAAAGAAGGTCCTAAAGTCGTCGCCATTCTGCATGTCGTCGTTGAATCTGATAAACCCTTCAACAAGATCATCCAAGCGTCCGTTTTTGGGAAACGGCATTGGCATGATAGAGAGGTCTTCGAATGTTCCATTCTCGGCATCCACGTAAATCATGGCTCTTGCGATTGTATTTTCGGCTATGGCGATATAGTTCGCCATACGATTCTGCCGGGCTTCGTTACGCCTTATCAACAGTTGTACAATCATGAGATAGACGATATAACCTGCGAATATGCAAATGAGCAAAAACTGGAGCATGCGCCCCGCTTTGATGCCCATGGTATAAAGGGCATTTGCGGCTTCAGTGGGGAAGTTGGAATAAACACTTAAAGGAACCGAGTGTAGCGGAGCGATGTAGCCCTGGATTTCATCGTTTTCTCCTTTGAACTGGTAGCTGGACGGGCTTCGCGTTGTGTAGGCGTATATAATCTTATTTCTGTTTTCTTCATCGAACTTAGAGGTGTAAAGGAAATTCTTGAAGTTATCCTTGGGGAGACCTTGAATCGAAGTTTGCTGTATTTTCATGGTCTCAAGAGCGATGAGATTTTTGCCTTCCGTGTTGATAATGCCAGCGGAAGCATGTGCGCCAAAAACCTTGTAATCAAGCAATCTCTTGATGGTGTTTTCGTCAAATGACGAGAATAGCAGACCAACTATTTTTCTATCGACAATCACAGGAGCGTAAAAGCCGACAGATGCAATTGTAGTATTGGTGGGCATAGCCACGTAAATTCCGCTGTTTCCTTTCATGCCGTCGGTAAAAGCCCACTTATTGCCCACATAAACCTTTTGACCAGAAGTCTTTATAGCCATTCCGCTAGAATCCGCAAAGATCAAATGGTCAAATTGAATCAACTTTTCAAGTTCCGCCAGGAATACGGAACTCATTTGACCGTCTCGAATATCGTTTGAACTGAGCTTGGCTAGCGCTTCGACAGACTTGAGAGAATTGGAAAAAATATCGTCGAGCTTATTAGCCATCGCTAGGGTGATATCCTTGATATAGTCCCTATTGCGAGCTGTAACCGCGCTTTTGTCTTCTTTTTGGAACGCTGCAAAAGCCTCGATGATCAAATAGACAACGAGAATAAGAGGTGCAAACCTTATAATCGAAAATTTTAATCGATTGTTTTTTCTTTTTATTTTCTGAATAGTCTGCACAAAGCTCCCCAATATCTACTAGCAACCAATAGAAATATAAACTAATTATCCCAATAAGAATGGAGAGTTGCCTAAAAAAAGAGTATTTGCGGATTTACGGGACTAAATTCAAAAATTTTCCGAATTTTTACATCATATTGTTTCTTTTCCGCGAAAATAATGTAATTTTCTTGTTAGTCAATTATTCCAACTTGGAATACTAGCAAAATCAAGGAATTTAAATGAACCGTTACGATCTTGTATTGCTCGGCCTCATTCTGGAACACGAACGCAGTGGGTACGATATCATCACGGAAATTCGTGATCGTGAACTTGACCGCTGGGCTAAGATTAGCACTTCGACCGTTTATAATAGACTGATAACGCTCGAAAAGAATGAATGCATTGTCGGTCATTCCGAACGCGACGGAAACCGCCCAGAACGCATGGTGTTCAACATCACGGACAAGGGTAGGGAAGTGCTGCGCAAGGAAGTCCTCAAGCATTTGACCGGTTTCAACGACGATCCGCGTACGCTTGGTTTTGCATTCCTTTATGGAGCCGAAAACAAAGAAGTTATCCGCACGCTCGAAGTGCATGAACGTAGACTGGTTCAGGAAATTGAAAATCTTGAAAAGATGATTGCCGAAGAACCACGCCCGACGCTTTACCCGGAAGGACCGTTCCTCAACTGCATGAGCCGCGACCACATCTTGGTGGAACTCAAGTACGTGCGTGCCGCCATCGGCATTTTGCGTGACCCGGTCCGCAGCAAGAAACTCGGAGGATACTTCTATATCAATTTCGGTAACCGCGATTTCGAAAAGTTTGATGAATAGAGCTTAGACGAGTGCTCGTCATCCTGACACCGTAGGTGGAAGGATCCAGTGCTTTCTTTGACTGGATTCTTCGCTTTGCTCAGAATGACGGAATTAAAGACGTTCTCTAAGTTCTATCAACTAAATTCTACCAACTAAAAACTATATTTACCCGCA
This is a stretch of genomic DNA from Fibrobacter sp. UWB13. It encodes these proteins:
- a CDS encoding M3 family oligoendopeptidase — encoded protein: MKKRTFVPENLNPDDEKEISRLYRALLQRDIPVNVEPLRQWILDWSELESVLGEVSCRRYVAMTCDTRDEKAAKAYSDFVENIQPLMIEYDNKLNRKLMAHPSKDALKGEFGEWLKGVQVSLDLFSPANIPLETEENKAIQAYQKITGGMSVEFDGEIKTMQQLAAYMEKTDRNLRERAWRAMWERRLQDKDALDQSYDKLFEIRKQIAKNANCKDFIDYIFLAKHRFDYTPADCEAFHESIEKLVLPLQKEMYKRRAKKMGLERLRPWDLDVDPLSRPPLKPYQSGDELIEKVDSIFESIHSQAGKWAREMQAKKLIDPDSRLGKAPGGYQIGFDESRLPFIFMNSANTDRDIYTLLHESGHSFHQFALANQPIFAYRDVPAEFAEVASMSMELIGMSNLKPFYGDDHEAIVRSTEGELADVIWLFPWVASIDSFQHRLYNFPTHTAEDRSDIWNEIMDRYDAGVDYSGLEAVRRNLWQKQLHLFECPFYYIEYGIAQIGALQVWANFKKDPQKAIDDLFKAESLGSSRPIPELFATANIKFDFTPKTLEPLMQVVWDELSKL
- a CDS encoding response regulator, which codes for MANKLDDIFSNSLKSVEALAKLSSNDIRDGQMSSVFLAELEKLIQFDHLIFADSSGMAIKTSGQKVYVGNKWAFTDGMKGNSGIYVAMPTNTTIASVGFYAPVIVDRKIVGLLFSSFDENTIKRLLDYKVFGAHASAGIINTEGKNLIALETMKIQQTSIQGLPKDNFKNFLYTSKFDEENRNKIIYAYTTRSPSSYQFKGENDEIQGYIAPLHSVPLSVYSNFPTEAANALYTMGIKAGRMLQFLLICIFAGYIVYLMIVQLLIRRNEARQNRMANYIAIAENTIARAMIYVDAENGTFEDLSIMPMPFPKNGRLDDLVEGFIRFNDDMQNGDDFRTFFNVTIKNRKVLNYIPSVVFCSLQPNEKKEYITMVYIPVEVKNNVVHKGIILFRNITTEKSKEIEANRKLSQALNAAREASNAKTTFLFNMSHDIRTPMNAVMGFTAMAKKHIEEKETVKKYLDKIDIAGKQLLSLVNQVLEMSRIESGKIILSEQKCNLENIIKALSTTYGSHAETKGILFTATITNIEHKFVLVDGDRINQIAANIIGNAIKYTNENGTIMCTLEEQKCDRDGYGIYAFTVEDSGIGMSSEFLEHIYDEFTRESSTTVSRIQGTGLGMTIVKKLTDIMGGTIKIESKKGQGTKIVVSIPMKWCQELKTEVTEQKTITTIPLKGMKVLLVEDNEMNREIAEEILTENGLIVDTATDGDIAVDKVRKAAPGDYELILMDVQMPRMNGYDATKAIRKLEDSQKSRIPIIAMTANAFEEDKKNALDAGMNGHLAKPIEVQKLIQMLTNFRQS
- a CDS encoding PadR family transcriptional regulator; amino-acid sequence: MNRYDLVLLGLILEHERSGYDIITEIRDRELDRWAKISTSTVYNRLITLEKNECIVGHSERDGNRPERMVFNITDKGREVLRKEVLKHLTGFNDDPRTLGFAFLYGAENKEVIRTLEVHERRLVQEIENLEKMIAEEPRPTLYPEGPFLNCMSRDHILVELKYVRAAIGILRDPVRSKKLGGYFYINFGNRDFEKFDE